From a single Candidatus Brocadiaceae bacterium genomic region:
- a CDS encoding thioredoxin family protein, with amino-acid sequence MRTLQILGTGCPKCRKLAENAEAAVRELGLDCRIEKVTAISEIMKLGVMMTPALAVDGEVKVVGKVPSVDEIRKLLA; translated from the coding sequence ATGAGGACGTTGCAGATACTGGGCACGGGCTGCCCCAAGTGCAGGAAGCTGGCCGAGAACGCCGAGGCCGCCGTCAGGGAACTCGGGTTGGATTGCCGGATTGAGAAGGTCACCGCCATCAGCGAGATCATGAAGCTCGGCGTGATGATGACGCCGGCGCTGGCGGTGGACGGGGAGGTCAAGGTCGTCGGCAAGGTGCCCTCCGTCGACGAGATCAGGAAACTGCTGGCGTAG
- a CDS encoding Gfo/Idh/MocA family oxidoreductase has protein sequence MDKIRWGILATGSIAHKFAQGLRFLKDAEIVAVGSRTQEKADAFGEEWGVPHRHGSYEELAADPDVDVIYVATPHPFHCANSLLCLEEGKAVLCEKPFAVNAEQGRLVVEAARSRGLFVMEAVWMRFLPALVRLRELLAEGVIGEPRMVKADFCFRIGWNPESRLLAPELAGGALLDVGTYPINLASMVYGGPPDATASLSHLGETGVDEQDGIVFRYPGGALAVMACAVRTAMMHDALVAGTEGWIRVHSPFWRAQALSIGRVDEVKETLELPFRGNGYECEAAHVMDCLRAGRTESDVMPLDETLSILETLDALRADWGLKYPME, from the coding sequence ATGGACAAGATACGTTGGGGCATCCTGGCCACCGGGAGCATTGCGCACAAGTTCGCCCAGGGTCTCCGGTTTCTGAAGGACGCGGAGATCGTCGCCGTCGGGTCGCGCACGCAGGAGAAGGCCGACGCGTTCGGCGAGGAATGGGGTGTCCCCCATCGCCACGGAAGCTATGAGGAGCTGGCGGCCGATCCGGACGTGGACGTGATCTACGTCGCCACCCCGCACCCGTTCCACTGCGCCAACTCCCTCCTCTGCCTGGAAGAAGGCAAGGCCGTGCTCTGCGAGAAGCCCTTCGCCGTCAATGCGGAACAGGGCCGGCTGGTCGTCGAGGCCGCGCGCAGCCGGGGCCTGTTCGTCATGGAGGCCGTCTGGATGCGCTTCCTGCCGGCCCTCGTGAGGCTCCGTGAACTCCTGGCGGAAGGCGTAATCGGCGAGCCGCGCATGGTGAAGGCGGACTTCTGCTTCCGGATCGGCTGGAATCCCGAAAGCCGGCTGCTCGCACCGGAACTGGCCGGCGGGGCGCTGCTGGACGTCGGCACCTACCCCATCAACCTGGCCTCCATGGTCTATGGCGGGCCGCCGGACGCCACCGCGTCCCTCTCCCATCTGGGCGAGACCGGCGTGGACGAACAGGACGGCATCGTCTTCCGCTACCCGGGCGGCGCCCTGGCCGTGATGGCATGCGCCGTCCGCACGGCCATGATGCACGACGCCCTGGTGGCCGGCACGGAGGGGTGGATCCGGGTCCACAGCCCCTTCTGGCGCGCACAGGCCCTCAGCATCGGCCGCGTCGACGAGGTCAAGGAGACCCTGGAGCTGCCCTTCCGGGGGAACGGCTATGAGTGCGAGGCCGCTCACGTCATGGACTGCCTGCGCGCCGGACGCACGGAAAGCGACGTCATGCCGCTGGACGAGACGCTGTCGATCCTGGAGACGCTGGACGCCCTGCGCGCCGACTGGGGGCTCAAGTACCCCATGGAGTAG
- a CDS encoding glycosidase: MAKFTWKGSPAIKRQGIVLDPEKDVPWPCHMAYNAGVVKFNGRYNMLFRNIFWNERYGKSTRRIGRAVSDDGIRWDVDPDFWFRPDGITNPEDPRMTVCDGRVYVTFTENCRDGIRGCIAVTDDFENYEILSMSAPDNRNMIVFPERRNGKFLRLERPFRAYGMRGEDRYDMWFSDSPDARYWGNTHLVLRANDLPYCNWKNGPSGQPIRTDKGWLVIFHATHYDPDTVYPTWRDENWHKVYCAGIMMLDLEEPWKIVGISQDPLMVPEEPYETDGFRSYTIFPSATLLEDDGTVRIYYGACDTVLALATAKLDDLIGLCKPL, from the coding sequence ATGGCGAAGTTCACTTGGAAGGGAAGCCCGGCCATCAAGCGCCAGGGCATCGTGCTGGACCCCGAAAAGGACGTGCCCTGGCCATGTCACATGGCCTACAACGCCGGCGTCGTGAAGTTCAACGGCCGCTACAACATGCTGTTCCGCAACATCTTCTGGAACGAGCGCTACGGCAAGTCCACGCGCCGCATCGGCCGCGCCGTCAGCGACGACGGGATCCGCTGGGACGTCGACCCGGACTTCTGGTTTCGGCCGGACGGCATCACGAACCCCGAGGATCCGCGGATGACCGTCTGCGACGGACGCGTCTACGTCACGTTCACCGAGAACTGCCGCGACGGTATCCGCGGCTGCATCGCCGTGACGGACGACTTCGAGAACTACGAAATCCTCAGCATGTCGGCGCCCGACAACCGCAACATGATCGTCTTCCCGGAGAGGCGGAACGGGAAGTTCCTGCGCCTGGAGCGTCCGTTCCGCGCCTACGGCATGCGGGGCGAGGACCGCTACGACATGTGGTTCTCCGATTCGCCCGACGCCCGCTACTGGGGCAACACGCACCTGGTGCTGCGCGCCAACGACCTGCCCTACTGCAACTGGAAGAACGGCCCGTCCGGCCAGCCCATCAGGACCGACAAAGGCTGGCTGGTCATCTTCCACGCCACGCACTACGACCCCGACACCGTCTACCCCACCTGGCGCGATGAGAACTGGCACAAGGTCTACTGCGCCGGCATCATGATGCTCGACCTGGAGGAGCCCTGGAAGATCGTCGGCATCTCGCAGGATCCGCTGATGGTTCCCGAGGAGCCCTACGAGACAGACGGCTTCCGCAGCTACACGATCTTCCCCAGCGCAACGCTGCTGGAAGACGACGGCACCGTGCGCATCTACTACGGGGCGTGCGACACCGTGCTGGCGCTCGCCACGGCAAAGCTGGACGATCTGATCGGCCTCTGCAAACCGCTCTGA